In Rhineura floridana isolate rRhiFlo1 chromosome 4, rRhiFlo1.hap2, whole genome shotgun sequence, the sequence CCCAATTTCTGGAAAGTACTGCAGAAATTCTTCTCGGAGACAGTTGAGGTGTGTCACAACATCCTTTGCAACGCCAGGATCCAACGGATCATTAATAGTGACTGCTGAAAGAGATTTGAATATGGCAAAGTTCCCTTCCTCAGCCTTTTGTTTCCAATTTTCAAGCTTCTGTATAAATGCACTGAGAGTGtcaatgaactgaatgatagttgtTCCCTTTCCTTGCAGCTTTAGATTCAGTCTGTTCAGTTGATCAAAAATATCCAGAAGGTATGTGCAGCAAAAGACCCACAGCTTTTCATGGAAGGAAGCTTCAAGTTTGTGCTTTTCTTGCATCTGAAGGAAACTCTGCAACTCTTCCTGGAGTTCAAACACTCGTGTCACAACATTGCCTTTTGATAGCCAACACACCTTGCTGTAGTAGAGCAGGTTCGTATGCTCTGAGTCCATTTCTGTGCACAACTGCTTGAACAGTCGGAAATTCAAAGCACTGCTTTTCACGTAGTTCACAATTTTGATGACTTGTTCAAGAACATCCTGAAGATGAGATGGGAGGGTTTTTGAAGCAAGAGCTTGCCAATGAATCAGACAGTGAATACCAATGATGCCTGGAGATCGATCTCGAACAAGCGTTTGGAAGCCACTTTTTGCTCCTAGCATAGCTGGGGCGCCATCGGTACACACTCCACATAGATTGTGCCAGTTCAGTCCCTCATGGTCAAAGAACTCTGATACTATTCCCATCACATCCACAGCTCTGGTATTTCTTTCGAGAGAACGGCAGAATAAGAaatcttccttgatggaatcaccCTTCACATACCAAACGAAGACAAGAAGCTGGGAACAGGATGAAGCATCTGTGGATTCATCCAACTGAATTGAGAAGAATCCAAATGCAGCGTCTTTGATTTCAGCAATCACCTGTTCTTTTATGTTGCTAGACAAGTCAGCAATCCTTCTTTGAACTTCTTTGAAGTCATGGAGTCGATAAAGAAATTTTGTTGAACTTTTTTTCAGCTTCTTCTCCAAGCAGAATACGAGCCAtcttcagagcacatggcttgATCAGAGTCTCTCTGACTGTGTGAGGTTTCTTCTGTTGCGCAATGAGGAAGCTGACGGCATAAGAAGCCTCCGTAAGACGCTTGTCTTGCTGAAACAATGCTCCACTTTGATCCAAGCGCTGGCGCTTCACATTCTCTTCCATTCGTTTGAAGTAGTCCACATCCTTATGTTGATGTTGTGGATGCATCTTCTCTAAATGGAGCTTCAACTTCGATGGGCACAAAGAGTGATTTCCGAGAGCTTTCTGGCACAGGACGCATTGTCCCTTTAATTCTCCACGATCATGGAAGGATGTGAATCCAAACTTTATGTATTGCTCATCATAtcctcattttgtcatttcagaaGGGTTTCTAGAGTAAAACTTAGAAATACCTAGgaaacagcaaataaaaaataatgtaaaaaaaaaagactaaaaaaaatgaagggaatagaaaaaataGACATATGATCATAGCTATTAGATGGGATTTCAGATCCAGGAATAGTTTGAGTAGCATGGCCCCTACATCTTTTATCAGCATGCAATGAATCGATGCTACTTGAGGGATGACCCCGTTTATGTATCTTTTCACCATATTATACCATATACAGAGCTATGGAGTCgaagtcatggagtcggaagcaattttgggtggagtaggagtcggtagaaatgtaccaactctgacttcaaaataaattttgattgacaatttttttaaaatataaattcaaaatgtcaaagaagcttcccatgaagtcagttgtagttgagcatttcaccataactcaagatggaaaatattttgtgtgtcagtgtatcacaggacccagatgaagacaaatgctgtcatgccaagatcagcgcatattcaggcagcgataaaaatgctcctatgagaactaaaaagacatttacagcccttttcagggctgtggagttggaagcaattttgggtggagtcggagtcggacagtagaaaaacaaaggagtcggagttgaaggtttggcataccgactccacagccctgaccatATATATGTGTATTATAACATATATATGTTCTTCACTATAGAAGTTATTACCATGAAATATATGAACAAGATAACTTACCTAAATAGTGTCTTGGAAGGTGACAAACATGAGAGAGTGACACGCGCGTTGGACTCAAGCATGCCACAAAACACAAGTGAATAAGTTGTCAGCAACTGCCAGAAACCAAACACTACGCAGAACACGGTATGATTCATGCAAGTTGCATGAGTCATACCGTGTTCTGTCAACTTTGTCAGGTACAACTCGAAAATGGTGTGGCCATATGCCTGTCAAGAAAAAAAGACAAGAATTGGGCACCTGGAGAACATGCTGAGGCCCACCAGTGGGCCATGGCCCACaattgggaacccctgatctagactCTAGAGAACACCCCATATCCTTTGCCCACAGCCAAGCTCTAAATTACAACTGCATTTGGGCTAGTATCTTGGACAGAGACTTACACCAGAAGGATTTACATGAAGTATTCACACAAGAAGAATTTACAAATCAAGCATTCTGAAAACTACAATAATCTGCCCAATGAAGTGAAGAAACATATTGACAAACCAGACTGGTACCCTGGAGTTGTCACCAACAGAAGAGGCTCAGAAGAGAACGTGATAACACTACTTGTCACCTACAGTTCCATCTTGACTAGTTGAACATATAATCAGCAATTGACAATCCATTCCTTGCAGACCTGTGGCCTTGGCTCCCAGAGAATTTCTTGATCTATAATGGCTATATAGTAACAGACACACCATGCAAACCCAGGGACTATACCCTGCAACAAATCTAAATGGCAACTCTGTTCCTTTATCCAAATAGGCAACACTATTACAGGACCTAATAAAATTAGCCATACTACCAAGGGTATATTTACATGATCATCCTTCAACAAGATATATGCCATCACCTGCCATCTACACAGGAAAACAGGCCCATATGTACAAAAGAATAAATGGGCACAAATCTGACCAAAAAAGTCAAAGAATAGTGGGAAAATATTTCCATTTCCAAAAACACAATGTTGCCAACACTCAAAATCACCACAGTTTCACACCCAAGGGAAACTCAAGGTTGAAATTGGCAAATATAGTTCTATTCCATTTGGGCTTAATCAGgactgtgggtttttttcctaCGAAGGTATTAAATTAACTTAGAAATATGGCTTTATTACCATGATGGCTACCATAAGTTGGTCATTCCAATTATCTTTCCTTGGGTACATTTGGGTTgcacatatataaaaatatcagAGTTCTAGTGCTACCCTCACATATCATGGCCTTTTGGCCATCACTATTTACAATGTGGTGGTTATTTTGCTCCCTTTCTGTCATACAacacttcatgcatttgatgaaTTAGGCTTTAGTCTATTaaagtttatgccacaataaatttgtctTTAAAAGTTCCACAAgactgttatttttaaaaaaaatggtaatGTAGGAATTCTCCCATGTGAAAGTAGCAACTCACACAAGGCTAAAAGAAAGAACAGGTTCTACATCATCTCAATTCCCCCAACTCCTTGGCTTGCCATGATCATCTGTGGCTTGTAGCACCACCTTCCTAGCTAACTGAATTTCTCTGCTCATTCCACCTTGACCTCCTTTACCTTTGCTCCCATTGCTTTCTGTGTTTCTTCCATGCTATTTTTCATGGCTGATCAGCCTACTTCACTTAGTGTTGTTTAAGCCATTTCTTCCTCCTCAAGACCAATTTTTTAACAAAGCTATTCTTAAACTCATTTGGCCTGAGCCATAAGGGGGGGAATAACAGGATGGAGCTTTATAACATTATTAATGGTATGGCTTTTAAATGTGGATTAAACATACTCAGGAGGCTAGGACTATCAACTGCTATTAACCACAACAGCTAAATAaagcctccaggatcagaggtagTATACATCTGAATATCAGATTTGGAGGGAAAAGCCCAGTGGCTACTAGGTGTTGGGTTATTTATATCTTGGACTATGAATCCTTCAGAGAGAGAAGTCTGTaccaattaatttaaaaaatgatgtaACTCGCCCTTGAAATACAATTGAAAACAAAAATGCCACCATGTTTTTTAAGGAAAGTTATTCAAGACTTAAGGAGACTGAGAAATACTCACAGGAACTAAGCAAACTAGATGGCACAGGTAGCAGAGTACAGCAGATGGGAAATAACATTGGCAGATTCAGAATCGCACACAATGGGAAGAAGAATTGGAAGTGCTCTAAAGTTAATAGATGCTAAATTATCTGTGACGGTTCAGGGGGGAAACAGAGATCTACTGTGGTCTAGTCAATGAAACCCTCTCTGCTATGTTCAATAGCAGTcacaaaaagacaaagaattgtaTGAATGCACAAGAAAGGGgatgaaaaataaaaattgaaaacCTATGCTGTTGTACAAATAAATGGCACACTCCTCAGGCTGATCTTCggttcaattctctctgtttaaAACTAATTAAAGGGAAAAAGACAAATGACGACAGACGCGTGGGAAGAGATTATAGAGTTGTTTAGCTTAGCGAGGAAATGGAAGTTCTGCAAAATaaatggaaaggaaaagaggacaAGTCAAGCACTCCAATTTACCATCACAATATTAAGAAATGTTCAGGAAAAACAGTAAGCAAAGTTAAAACTAGAAACCACACCCCCACAAGTTACACAGAGAACCATGAAATATTCTCCAGAAAAGCTATTCTCAAGGCCAAACTTAGGCGTAAAATTGGTCACAAAGTTTGCCCTTGCATAGTTCATTTTTATCAATAGCTGGTGTGGGGTCAGCTGAGCCAGACTGGGAATGGGGTTTGGTGGGATGGgtgctttaaccctttgcccctacTGCAGCCCAGATCAGAACCACAACACCCCGCTAGTCCCAATATGAGGAAAGCACTGCCAACTGAAAAGGCACTCTTCATGATCACCACCTGCCTTACTTCTGAAGACCTGGTCAGGAGTTctctgcagaagctctgccagccAGAGAAAAGACCTGCCCTGCCTCTTTTACCCCAAAGTGATTTTGGAAGCCTATACCTGTGTTCAAGGAGAGGAGtccaca encodes:
- the RRP36 gene encoding ribosomal RNA processing protein 36 homolog isoform X2 codes for the protein MGIVSEFFDHEGLNWHNLCGVCTDGAPAMLGAKSGFQTLVRDRSPGIIGIHCLIHWQALASKTLPSHLQDVLEQVIKIVNYVKSSALNFRLFKQLCTEMDSEHTNLLYYSKVCWLSKGNVVTRVFELQEELQSFLQMQEKHKLEASFHEKLWVFCCTYLLDIFDQLNRLNLKLQGKGTTIIQFIDTLSAFIQKLENWKQKAEEGNFAIFKSLSAVTINDPLDPGVAKDVVTHLNCLREEFLQYFPEIGREGLALMRNPFLVKVSDVQDDLQEELIELQNDSECRDVSEASSIYEF